A window of Solanum stenotomum isolate F172 chromosome 9, ASM1918654v1, whole genome shotgun sequence genomic DNA:
AACTTGAATGAGTTAACTTCAAATGTTAAGAGACTGAAagttaaaagaagaaaacagaGTTTTATGTCTAGCACTTATAATTAATAGACAGAAAACCCTTTCACGAAATCCTTGGGATGTATGGAACTTCAATATTACTAGGTTCCATTTCAACAGCATAAGAATCTCAGTGATGTTCAACCGAAAGAAGAAATCAGCAGCCATACCTCTTTTAGACTAGCTATTTGTGAAGTAAATGCACGCTATTAGACTATTCTAAAAAAATGTCCACATTTCAAGCTGAatgaattaaatatgaattaGAAGACATGCAACACCTCAGTCAAATTGTACTTCTCCAAAAGCGAAGTTTTAGGTAAGATTCCGATTGAGAGCTTCACAGGTATCAGATATTTTAGTATCATCCTGAAAAGAAAAGCATAAAACCGATGAGATGAAATCAATGCAGTCAGTAATAGTGTCTGGTTTCCTCtttgaaaaagaaaaccaacacCTTAAATGTAAAAATCAAACATTTATTGCGGAAAATCAGTATCATTGTAGGATATTCATCCAACAATCTTTTTaccattatttattttcatgagTGAAACAACGTAATCCCGAAATATAACAGGAACCTATACAAAccttatatttctttctttccgaGGATTGCAATGGCTTAGAGCATATGATAGCTTATGATCAGCAGCAGAGAAATTTTCATTGTACACCTCCAACCGTCCAGTATAATACATGTAAGTAACCTTATCCCTAAGAGGAAACTCCTCAAAATCGAAAATGCGGGCAGTTTCAATGCTTCTTGTAACACTTTTACACAAGTGAACTGTTCCAAgcttgaaataaattttgaaaagctgGCAAGTCACATACAAAGCTCCAACACGTTTTGATCCTTTTCCAGCAAGGACTCCAAACACTTTCATTAGAAATGACCCAGCCCCTTTCAACTTTTCAGGTGTTTTTCCATTAGAAGCCAACTCTCTATCTGCCTACACATTCGAAAACATACATGAGTCAACTCAACAAACCTTTTGATATTCCAAATATAACAAGAGTAACTCTTACCCTTTCCGCTAGAATTCTAGTTTCATAGGCAATGACATAAAGGGCTTCCAAAGCCCAAGCTGATTCCCAGTTGCGAAACTCTTGAGTAAATGCACTGCAATCTCCATAAAATCAATATTTCCCCACGGAAGTCGGAAGAGGGATAGGGGTAAAGGAGAGAGTAAGCTTAAACTCACTTGGCAGCTTTTTCAAAAGCCTGGTAAGATTCAACCAGGTTTTTGAGTCGATAACTTTGTAAGGCACGAAATAGAGGGAGTAGTATATCTGCATACTGAGAGTATCTATCAGCTTGTCTCATCACTCTGCTAGCATCCTGTTTTAGACACATGATCAGACTGCATTACGGGGGCTTTTCTATGTACAAAAACATTCATTCATATATCAGACTGCATCTATCCCACTATGTCACTGTAGCCAGTTGTCCCCTCACCAAAAAAAAGGTATAAGAAACCCAAATGCAAAATTTAGCCTACTAGAAAGCATGAGTACCAAAGCAATGAGTGCAATTTCATCCAGAAAAAGGAATCATCAATCTGATTCAAGCCCTAAGCTGTAAAAGAAAGTTTAGTTCATATACTTTAGTACACCCACAATTTCTACACCAA
This region includes:
- the LOC125876685 gene encoding enhanced ethylene response protein 5 — protein: MASAYLSMGEAHRRITDFLNRFSDAVSSQDAKSLCLIFSISSNSSFLLSLSDALITFQDASRVMRQADRYSQYADILLPLFRALQSYRLKNLVESYQAFEKAANAFTQEFRNWESAWALEALYVIAYETRILAERADRELASNGKTPEKLKGAGSFLMKVFGVLAGKGSKRVGALYVTCQLFKIYFKLGTVHLCKSVTRSIETARIFDFEEFPLRDKVTYMYYTGRLEVYNENFSAADHKLSYALSHCNPRKERNIRMILKYLIPVKLSIGILPKTSLLEKYNLTEYNNTVLALRRGDLRLLRCALQEHEDQFLRSGVYLVLEKLELQVYQRLLKKIYIIQKQKDQNKAHQIKLDLIVRALKWLEIDMDVDEVECIMSILIYKNFVKGYFAHKSKVVVLSKQDPFPRLTGKAVNS